From the Streptococcus sp. 29887 genome, one window contains:
- a CDS encoding M24 family metallopeptidase, giving the protein MSKLNHVTSYLETNKLDLAIFSDPVSIYYLTGYHSDPHERHMMLFVMPDHDPLLFLPALDVERAVATVDFPVAGYMDSENPWQVIKSKLPQKTFSAIGAEFDNLNLTRYHGLQSIFNQAFTDITPLINTMKLIKSRDEIEKMLVAGEFADKAMQVGFDNISLDVTETDIIAQIEFEMKKQGISKMSFDTMVLTGNNAANPHGIPSTNKIENNALLLFDLGVETLGYTSDMTRTVAVGKPDQFKKDIYNLTLEAHMAAVEMIKPGVTAGEIDYAARSVIEKAGYGDYFNHRLGHGLGMSVHEFPSIMEGNDLVIEEGMCFSVEPGIYIPGKVGVRIEDCGYVTKNGFEVFTKTPKELLYFDV; this is encoded by the coding sequence ATGTCAAAACTTAATCATGTAACATCCTACCTTGAAACCAACAAATTGGACCTGGCTATCTTTTCAGATCCAGTCAGTATCTACTACCTGACTGGCTACCACAGTGATCCACACGAACGCCACATGATGCTCTTTGTCATGCCCGACCACGACCCCCTCCTCTTCCTTCCAGCCTTGGATGTGGAGCGTGCAGTAGCGACCGTTGACTTCCCTGTGGCTGGCTATATGGATTCTGAAAATCCGTGGCAGGTTATCAAGAGCAAGCTACCGCAGAAAACATTCTCTGCCATCGGTGCTGAGTTTGACAATTTGAACCTGACCCGTTACCACGGTTTGCAGTCCATTTTCAATCAAGCCTTTACGGACATTACTCCGCTTATCAATACCATGAAATTGATCAAGTCCCGTGATGAGATTGAAAAAATGTTGGTGGCTGGTGAGTTTGCGGACAAGGCTATGCAGGTTGGTTTTGACAATATCTCCCTCGATGTGACGGAAACAGACATCATTGCTCAGATTGAATTTGAGATGAAAAAACAGGGCATTTCCAAGATGAGTTTTGATACCATGGTCTTGACAGGTAACAATGCTGCAAACCCACACGGTATTCCATCGACAAATAAAATCGAAAATAACGCTCTGCTATTGTTCGACCTAGGTGTCGAAACCCTGGGCTATACCTCTGATATGACACGGACAGTAGCTGTCGGCAAGCCAGACCAGTTCAAAAAAGACATCTATAACCTGACCCTTGAGGCCCACATGGCTGCGGTGGAGATGATCAAGCCGGGCGTGACTGCTGGGGAGATTGACTACGCTGCTCGCTCTGTCATTGAAAAAGCAGGTTATGGTGACTACTTCAACCACCGTCTTGGACATGGTTTGGGCATGAGTGTCCACGAGTTCCCATCTATTATGGAAGGAAATGACTTGGTTATCGAAGAAGGCATGTGCTTCTCTGTTGAGCCTGGTATCTACATTCCTGGAAAAGTCGGTGTACGCATTGAAGACTGTGGCTATGTGACTAAAAACGGCTTTGAAGTCTTTACCAAGACGCCGAAAGAACTCTTGTATTTTGATGTATAA